The Solanum pennellii chromosome 4, SPENNV200 genomic interval CTCGGGTTGCGGCAATTATTAAATTACCCGAACCAAACTGACTCCTTTCTCTTATTAAGGATTCTACTTGGCTTATATGGTCCACATCATCAAGAATAATCAGAACCTTCATTGACCCTAGTCTTGCTTTGATTAAATTAACGCCTTCAGCAACACCATTAACTTTGAAATCCTTAGTTTTTAGGATTTGATCAAGAAGTTTTTCTTGTAACTTGACTAGACTATTAAATGTGCCAGCTTCTGATCTAACATTTGAAAGGAAATAACTACTACCAAAGTATCGAAATATTTGGTTGTAGAAAGCTTAGCAAGAGTAGTTTTTCCAATTCCACCAATGCCATATATACCAATCATGCAAACTTCATCTTGACATCTACTTTGGAATAACAATTCCATTAGATCTTTGATACTAGAATCAATTCCAACCGGTAACAAGCCACAACTAGAGGTGTCTGACTTACCTCTTGTAAGACTCGCTTTATAATACTTTCAACTAAATCTGATTCATGCCTACAAATagttagtaaaaataaaaataaatgaatttgaaTCACATGGTATAAACAAAGgtcaaataaaacataaaattaaatagttgAATCAACAATAGTACCTATAAACAACATTTCGGAAATCCCATCCAGATAAATGTCCAGCTTTAGTAAGTGCAGTTTTCCAATTCTGCGTTCTTTGTACCCCAAATCGTCTAGTcaaagattcatcaaaatatccAACAGGCTTGCGTACTTGAGAAGGATCAACACCATAGAATATAGGCAAAACAACCTTCTTCAACATCTCTGTGCATTCGAGAATCTTAACAAGTTCTTCAAGACACCAACTAGATGAAGCATATTTTTTCGAAAAAACAACAATGGAAACTCTAGATAGTTCAATTGCTTTTTCAAGTTTTGTTGAAATGACCTCGCCCTTCCTCACTTCCTCGTCATCTAAAAAGGTACTAATTCCAACTTGGCACAATCGGAATTTAAGATGACTGATGAAGCTTTTTCGAGTATCTTCACCACTGAAACTTAGAAATACATTGTACCTCCATTGGAAAGAATTCGATGATTCTCCGTCAACAAATAGAGTATGCATAGATGATAATATAGTAAATTTCTTTATCAATTGAATTAAGCTAAGTTTTTTAAGATCATTATGCACCTATATCAGATATACACACCAACAGGCCATGATTTATTGTTCGACGCTCAACGTTAGCTAGGTCAAGTCATATATTGAACAAGAAGTAATGTATCCATGGATGAAAACGTTTGAAGAGACGCAAGATCAATTAAAAAATGTTGGATAAAGTCTTTTTTGCTAAGGTCAAACTATGAAATTGAGAAGTTCTCtttgttattaatttgattCAGCTTATATGTTCTTCTTAAAATTTGATCCAACCCTAGCCATAGATTTGGACGGCAAAGTGTTGAAACTTGTgatcattttcttaaaatatgcTATAACTAATACATCCCTTATCATGCCACCTAATGTCAATTCCATAAACAAAAGCCAAAAAATCCAAGTTGCTTCTTCAATTGGACAGTTTCTATTTTCAACCAAATTTTATAATCAATCCTTGGAGATTAGTTTATTACACAACGAATATTGTTTATCACAATTTTCATGTTGAAGCATTCTACTTGGCTATAAAATTTTACACACACGCGCAAGCACGCacgcgcgcgcgcacacacacaacacacacaaggAAAATAGGGAAAACACTTCAAACTCCACCTAAACTTGGCAGCAAAACTTACTTTAATACTTTAACTATACGGACGTTTCATTATTTCACTCCTCAAAGCgcttgaattaataaaaataaaaaaactgaaaGATAAAATCGTATCAATGGCATTTTTTTATTGGccaatatataactaataatgtttaaagttttttttcaacttaaagttaaaaaaatgtgaaatttcgAAGTAAATGAAATTTGTGGAttcaagttttttaaaaaaatatttgatcttTTGTTCTCTCTTTGTTTTGTAGTCTCCCCCAATTGTCTTCTTCCCCCACGAAGCACTCCTTAtacctttctttttcatattaaaattttttcttgatCTTCATTCCTCACCTCACCCGCCCTTCATTAATCACAAAATCCAACAcacaatttatattattgaatgTAAACTACTTTGAATTATAAGTAAcccattataaattatattaattgtgaTGCAAAAAATATGGGTCTATCAACTTTCTTACAcaatcttcatttttcattttaactttcaaaaaatatcaTTCTCCAAGGGGCAAATTTGTAGGAGAGAGACGGttcgaagaagaaaaaagtaagtatgctattttttaaaaaaaaatatgatgaatgttgaagaagaaaacaaccATTGAAGgctgaaaattcaaaaaaaaaaaaaagaagctagtAAAGGTtgaaaatggtgaaaatcaagaaagaagaaagaagaaaaggggGGAGGCGTAGAAGAGTAGGGGTGGAAGAAAATGTGGCAAGTTGATTTTAAAAtgcatttttaattaattgattattgtaatgaattttaagaaaatgtgtAAGAAAAAAGTGAATAAGCAAAAGAAAAGATTGAAAGGTGTGGTGCTTACATGACATGGTGCTTACATCGCTCTGACGTGGTGCTTATATGGATATGATATGGCAGGTGAGAGTGGTATTCTACTCTCAGGTTGTATTTAACACACTTCAAAGATGTTAAGCAAGGATGTTGGTACTTAAACACCCGTATAGTTTAAGTGCTAAAGTAAGTTGTGCGACCAACttcaggttttttttttaatgtattttttctcAAGTATATTATATGGATATCTAATTGTCATGCATACACTTAGGCACCAAGTATATTATATGGATGGCTAGTTTACAGCACATAGTATGTTGTATGTAATCCATCTTACACAAGATGTATATTGTGTGGACATTAATGTTACAACATAAAGTATATTTATGTGGACATCTATTTTACAACACTCCCTCTTGATATCCATAAGAAAAATTTTAGTGAAAGAAAAAGTATATTAATACCTTTGTTTGTTTCCTCATTAAAATCCTTTGCCAAGAAAAGCTAGTCAGATAAAATCTTGGTTAAGAGAAAAAGAGTGCAACATGTATTTACTTTCTCTAAGAAAGACATCACTTAACATCTTGaagatgatatattttaatcttGTATCTCAGCTTCTGAAAGGTTAAGTTGATAATGTCCTGGTGAATATATGCTAAAGTATCACTTGAACTAACTTGTTGAGCATTAatttcatccttcttttgaaaAACACGAGTAAGAGAAAGAACTttgataaaatatgttttattttgtctCCTTTTATGTGGCTTCCTCCTAATTGAGTTATACATGAAGATTGTCTTCATATATTATTGTTGGAATATCTCTTTTCAAAGGAAGGTCACATATTTATTGGGTGTATTAAGCTATTGATCTCAaccaaatatatttcaattcttGACTTACCACGTAGACAAATTGCTTGTTTGATTTGTTAGTAGCAACAACCACGCATTGACGGAAACTTTCAATAAAATTAGTTTTCTAATGTGATATGACAGTGTTTCCACATGATAGCATAAGCTTTCTTGAGATCAAACTTCATATAaaccaattaatttcctatCATTTCATAATCAATAAATCTTGACACGATTgatcaaaataaacaatttcCACTGATACGTAATTAACTCTAATAAAGAGtgatgttatattttatatgcacattaataaaattatcatacTATGAATAATACTAGTAGGACACATAAGTGCACTAATTTTTCTATAATATGGTTCTTCCTAACCATTTAAATGACATAGAAATTGATCTTTATGGTAGGCGACCAAACAACCATTGAGGTACTATTCAATTAAGTCGCTTTAAAACCTTTTAAATCCTTCAggaatttttatataatagttATTATCTAGCAAGACATGATAATCATTATTATATGcattcaaattttcattatatgtattcaaattttccttaaattgtCAGACTACAAAAAACTTCATTGCATCCAACGTAAGAGAACACCTCTCCATACAATAATGAAAAGACTTATATGAGAATCTAGTATGCTCTAACGCACGAACCGTACTTTATATCTTATGGATTTACTTGTCGAACAATAACTCATTTGTACCCCGACTAACATTATATCTTTGTATATGGATATGAGTCCACATCACCTTTTACAAGggaaaaaatatacttaaagtTCAAGAGCCCAGCAATGGTTTTCGAGTGCATGTCATGTCAGGGTCTAGGCTCGGAGCATGAAaatcttggtatcagagcacagaaTATAAGAGTCCTAgtgtctatgaagtcgtgtctaGTAGAGTCCTTATCGGTGTGAAGGGTGGCACATCTATAATGTGGAAGCTACGACATATAGCAaattttcactttcttcttaCTCCCATTCGTTGAGTAGAGTTAAACCACATAAAATTTCTTCTATCATATGTATGTGTATCTTTTCAAATAATGACTCTACAAGGATATGTTTGAGGACATCCTGATGGAAGATATTCTAATCCTAAAGCTCAAGAAGCTCATAATGTACCAGAAGTGCAACCCCCTTAGGGATATGTCACTAAAGTTGAGTTAAAGAATGTTATTCAGATGTTTACTTAGGTTGTGAAAAATAGGTTGGTAAAAAAAGGAGTGGATCATCAGGATGTGCCTGATACATCTAGAATATGCGAGctttttgaggatgaatcccTGAGAATTCACAAATTCATACATCAATTGAAGATCAGAAGAACTTTGTGGAAGATATTCAGAAAGTGTTTGAGGTCATGGGTGTTGTTGATATAGAGTTTGTGGATTTAGCCTCATATCATTTCAAAAGGGTTTCAAGGATATGGTACGATCAGTGGAAGAAGAGCATGACAGAGAGAGCACCACTTTAAAGTTTGGATGTATTTGAGAATGTTTTTTAGGGAGTTCTTTTCCCCGAGAGATAAGGGAAGATAAGGTGAGGGAGTTCTTAAATCTGAAATAGGAAGTTATTCCTACTCAGGAGTATGACCTCAAGTCTACTCAACTATCCCTCCATTCTCTTGAAATGGTGGCGGATATGAGGAGAAGGATGATTTTGTTCATATTGGGGCCATCCCCCTTATCGAGTAAGGAAGGTAAgactttttttcaattttgggaTTTATTTAGAATCGGAACAAACACAGTACAAGATAAACAACCCTTATTTTCCCTTCCGTAATCCACATaacacaaataaaatgaaacttgTTTCCTTATCTTGAGGGTTTTCTAATTAGcaacttttcttcttctctgcAACTCTTCTTGAGATAATGATTTCCTTATTTAACTCACATCTAGTGCTTGTTTTAATCTTCATCATCAATAATTTTCCTCATTTCTGTTTCTCATTTTTGAATCAACAGTCAAATTTTCTTCCATActtatcttcttctttgtttcAGATGAGCTCTTCGGTGGACCTTTATGTTTTACTGATGGTTTACATTCATTCTTTCCTGGGTAGAATATTTTTCCTCCTCTCTATATCTCTTTGTTTAAACGTTTGTTCTAATCATCTGCTCTTGCAAGTTTAGCTAGTATGAAGATGTTGGGATGTTTGACCCCTCTATGTCCATTAGCAATGAAGATATGTTCCAGGTGCTCTAACATTCTTATTATATCCAAAAGTTCTAGTGTTGTCTTCTCAAACTACACAAAAAATTGTGAAGAATTCTAAATGATATACGTGTTTTCTTATGTGTAACTAATTTTAATGGTACTGTATCGTCTTCAACTTAATTGATCATCAATGTTGTTTTCcctgaataaaatataattttatattaaataaaaaattaaaaaaatttaaatcttatatcacatgaaaattatataaagtgattattcagaaaaaaaataaaaatatatattataatacaagaaaataagaatgaaatagaaataagaatataatattAAGGAGAGATAAGAAGATTctttttagagagtaaaataaaaaaaattagattgtACTTGATTGTCTCAACAAATAAAGAACTCTATATTTGGAATGTCGAAGTCTCACTTTTACATGGATAATCTAACATAATATTGACATTCATTATTATTAGAATAAGAGAAAACACatatgtaacactccaaaaattTCTAAGTGAAGCCCAAAACCTTCTTGAATTGTGTATAAGGTCGTGAGTGACTCTTAATTTTCTTGGTGTCAAGATAAATTCTTTAGTATGGAATTGATTCTGGATATAAATTAAGGTCACTAGAATCTCCTAGAACAAAATTGAGTTGAAAGTTCCTTACGAATTAAGTTTTGCGGTAAGATTCCACTTAAGTTaacttcaaacgatcatatctcctagaatatgaagatttacattACCCATAGCCTATTAAGAggtatttgaattatttttccaacGCAACCAAGTTTACTTCATTCCTTGTTCGGAGTAGAGAGTTATGATCAGTTTACTAAATAATGTAGTGTAGTTCTGTTTTAGCCGCGGGAAAATTCTAAATAAGGTAATTTTCTTCTCCTTATACAACTATAAAAACCTGAAATGGACTTCTTAACTATTATAAAGCCCTAAATAATCCTATTTCCATCTTTTTAATTCCTCCTTCTCCTCTCTCAAACCCTAATACAAAATTCTAAGGAATATCAAAGCATAAGATTCTCAAGCAAGattctttcaaatatttttcaagattcATATTTAAGCACTTTCCAAATCTTTTTCGaagattcttcttcaaaaattttcaagaaaataattcaagaatctcaagaaaggaTTTCATGATCGTTCTTCTTCAGATTAGGCTTTTCcttcaagattcttcaagaaccttattcttccaggtatgtaaggctatcatAGTGTTGGACTAGTTTGTCCTCACGCCCTACATCTACTTTCAGATGAGTAATGGAGTAATCTAGGATTCTTTCCCTAGATTTGTATTCTTGGGATAAGTtaattttgagttcttgagttcaTGCTTCTTTTAAACATTCCATTCCTAATTATTGAGTttctatattgttattgagATCCTTGAGTTGATTTGTTGATGTCTACATTTTCGCATGAACCatattttgagttatatattttgaaaagcTTTTTTTGAAGCCAACCCTTGAGTTTTTGAACTAAGTtctgcaaaaataaaaaatgagttttgagAAAACAGTTTCTAAAACATGATAAGTACGACAatttagtatgtcatcaatgtttAAGAAGTATGATATCTAGATATACCATCAGTGATTATGCAGTATGACTTACCGAGTCATCaatgttaatattataatatgatttagaaatatttttaagaaaaaatttcaagtaCGAGTATAAGGGGACTATATATTCTCAGAGGCATCAATTTTTACATTGATAAAAGAGAAACTGagatttctaaatgagttatgagttcaaaagttatttcaagagtagttacctcttttaagaggatagtttgagcaattatctcaaaccagagGAAGAGTTATACTTTTTCAAACATATGAGcatgattatatattattaggAGTAGTATTGTGCACCGACATGGGGGAGAGTTCAAACAACAcacaacccccataaaccatTTATCCAACATGGGTAATGGGTCATTACCCTTTAGATGCTTTTAAGTATAAGTtaatggatccacttagttagGTGTCCTATATCCTGGCAAGGTATATGACAGTTCTGGTAGCGTGGCTGAGACATTGTGTTATCAtgtagctcatagtgatggttttcggttagagaatctccttATAGAGTTAAAGTATATCATTATATATCACTTATTATGTTGAGTTCAGAGATGAGAAAGTATTTTGTAAagctttaaattatttaactcCTTTACTTGTTTACATTAAGCTTGGGTAGATTGTTATTTAATGCAGTCCTTtctttaagtcattttttattcAGCTATattacatactcgtacattcaatgtattgagaTCATTTAACCTGCATCTTTTAATGATGAAGATACAAGTTCTTAGGATCCTCAATACGAGTCTGTTGAGATCATTTCATCGGCTCATCATCTTTCGAGTGAGCTCTCTTTACTTCTAGAGGACTCCACTTTTTATGATTTGTTAGTAGTAGTTCTTTTGAGGACTCATGGGTTTTGTCGCAACACTCATCTTTATATAGTATAGGATTCAAAGATAGACAGTTTTAAGAGTCTTTTGGTTtctgatattttatttaaaacttatgTTTCATACTCAG includes:
- the LOC107016590 gene encoding toll/interleukin-1 receptor-like protein isoform X3, producing the protein MHTLFVDGESSNSFQWRYNVFLSFSGEDTRKSFISHLKFRLCQVGISTFLDDEEVRKGEVISTKLEKAIELSRVSIVVFSKKYASSSWCLEELVKILECTEMLKKVVLPIFYGVDPSQVRKPVGYFDESLTRRFGVQRTQNWKTALTKAGHLSGWDFRNVVYRHESDLVESIIKRVLQEVSQTPLVVACYRLELILVSKI
- the LOC107016590 gene encoding disease resistance protein RML1B-like isoform X1 translates to MHTLFVDGESSNSFQWRYNVFLSFSGEDTRKSFISHLKFRLCQVGISTFLDDEEVRKGEVISTKLEKAIELSRVSIVVFSKKYASSSWCLEELVKILECTEMLKKVVLPIFYGVDPSQVRKPVGYFDESLTRRFGVQRTQNWKTALTKAGHLSGWDFRNVVYRFVEMPRHLESLKVGGENLEGKRRSFGRRVHWIQSLSTSLSCVSLIYCGFSETDIPTDNGNLYNLTYLNLSGNSFPCLPFDFSELQWLCSLRLND
- the LOC107016590 gene encoding disease resistance protein RML1B-like isoform X2, which translates into the protein MHTLFVDGESSNSFQWRYNVFLSFSGEDTRKSFISHLKFRLCQVGISTFLDDEEVRKGEVISTKLEKAIELSRVSIVVFSKKYASSSWCLEELVKILECTEMLKKVVLPIFYGVDPSQVRKPVGYFDESLTRRFGVQRTQNWKTALTKAGHLSGWDFRNVVYRFVEMPRHLESLKVGGENLEGKRRSFGRRVHWIQSLSTSLSCG